In one window of Fictibacillus phosphorivorans DNA:
- a CDS encoding LysE family transporter, whose product MILKYVLLGLSLAAPIGPVNAAQMDRGIKYGFWQAWMVGLGATVADALYMLMVYMGLVSYINTPFIKTFLWLFGSFVLLYTGLETFKKAAVEKKSSQQDYTVHNSRSFMAGFLMSLTNPLTILFWLGIYGSILAETATKYSLEDLLLYSTAIFSGILLWDFTMAIVSSSFRKMLADRILNWISKLSGLSLIGFGFYFGYKGISLLLS is encoded by the coding sequence ATCTCTTGCTGCTCCGATCGGACCGGTTAATGCTGCTCAGATGGACCGAGGAATCAAATATGGGTTTTGGCAAGCTTGGATGGTAGGATTAGGTGCAACGGTTGCAGATGCACTGTACATGCTTATGGTCTATATGGGGCTTGTTAGCTATATAAATACCCCATTTATCAAAACATTTCTTTGGCTCTTTGGAAGTTTTGTTCTTCTTTATACGGGATTGGAGACGTTTAAAAAAGCTGCCGTAGAAAAAAAGAGCAGTCAGCAAGATTACACCGTACATAACAGTAGAAGTTTTATGGCGGGTTTTCTTATGTCACTTACCAATCCTCTTACTATCTTATTTTGGTTAGGAATATACGGTTCTATACTTGCAGAAACCGCCACGAAATATTCGTTAGAAGATCTACTTCTCTATAGTACAGCTATATTTTCTGGCATTTTATTATGGGATTTTACAATGGCCATCGTATCAAGCAGTTTTCGTAAGATGCTGGCTGACCGCATTTTAAATTGGATTTCAAAGCTATCAGGATTATCATTGATCGGATTTGGTTTTTATTTTGGTTATAAAGGTATATCGCTTCTTTTATCGTAA
- a CDS encoding amino acid permease — protein MAWWQLSLVGVGCTIGTGYFLGSTIGIQLTGPSIVFSFILAALGTYIVFQLLAKMTAADPQKGSFCYYASHAYGKWAGFSCGWNYWVSNILIMGSQLTALSILSQFWLPHVPLWIFAAIYAVLAIVVVLAGTKKFDQVENLLAVIKVAAIVMFIILAIAGLIGFVDGKNYNLTIPNTFNGYFTGGLQGFWSSLIYAFYAFGGIEVIGMMAMQLKKTEDASKAGTIMLFILTIIYVLSIGLAVTTVALESFDHKESPFVTAMERYHLGFFPHVFNGAIIIAGFSAMAAALFGVTNLLRTLAEDGDAPKIFAKTINFKKLPLPAMGLGAGGLLASIITALLLPGRIYEYITTAAGILLLFNWLFIILSSLKILKQSLWVKLMSIVAILLIVLAVTGTWFEETIRPGLYVSIGISALIGIIAFVIEKKRNGHEKKLV, from the coding sequence ATGGCTTGGTGGCAGCTCTCGCTCGTTGGAGTAGGATGTACCATAGGAACAGGCTATTTTTTAGGGTCTACAATTGGAATTCAGCTTACAGGCCCATCGATCGTCTTTTCTTTTATATTAGCAGCTTTAGGAACTTACATCGTGTTTCAGCTATTAGCAAAAATGACAGCAGCAGATCCTCAAAAAGGATCGTTCTGCTATTATGCCAGTCATGCTTATGGAAAATGGGCGGGTTTTAGTTGTGGATGGAATTATTGGGTCTCAAATATATTAATCATGGGGAGTCAGCTAACTGCACTATCCATTCTCTCGCAATTTTGGTTGCCGCATGTTCCGCTTTGGATCTTTGCAGCAATTTATGCTGTCCTAGCCATTGTTGTGGTATTAGCGGGGACAAAGAAATTTGATCAAGTCGAAAACTTATTGGCTGTCATAAAAGTAGCGGCAATCGTTATGTTTATTATATTGGCAATCGCAGGGCTCATCGGATTTGTTGATGGCAAAAACTATAACCTCACGATACCTAACACGTTCAACGGTTATTTTACAGGAGGACTTCAAGGCTTTTGGTCGTCCCTTATTTATGCGTTTTATGCATTTGGCGGAATAGAAGTGATCGGTATGATGGCGATGCAACTGAAAAAGACAGAAGATGCTTCAAAAGCGGGTACGATCATGCTTTTTATTCTTACTATTATCTATGTCTTATCAATCGGACTTGCCGTGACTACTGTTGCTTTAGAATCATTTGATCACAAAGAAAGTCCGTTTGTTACGGCGATGGAAAGGTATCATCTAGGTTTCTTTCCGCATGTATTTAATGGAGCGATCATTATAGCTGGTTTCTCAGCGATGGCGGCAGCTCTCTTTGGAGTGACAAATCTTTTACGAACGCTTGCAGAAGATGGAGATGCTCCAAAGATTTTTGCGAAGACGATTAATTTCAAAAAACTCCCACTACCCGCGATGGGTTTAGGTGCGGGAGGCCTTTTGGCGAGTATCATCACAGCTCTGCTTCTTCCAGGCCGGATCTATGAGTACATCACAACAGCAGCAGGAATATTACTGTTGTTCAACTGGTTGTTTATCATACTGTCTTCGTTGAAAATCTTAAAGCAATCTTTGTGGGTGAAGCTAATGTCGATCGTCGCAATCCTGTTAATCGTATTAGCTGTAACAGGTACATGGTTTGAAGAGACCATAAGACCCGGACTATATGTTAGTATCGGAATCTCCGCACTCATAGGAATAATTGCTTTTGTTATTGAAAAGAAACGCAACGGTCATGAAAAGAAGTTGGTATAA
- a CDS encoding NADP-dependent oxidoreductase produces MRAMIIERYGKDVALQELEMVKPELGEQDLLVRIHAASINPIDFKIRDGKVKMLLSYKMPLVLGNDFSGTVEQVGSKVTKFQPGDKVFGRPRKSRIGTFAEYISVHEEDVAIAPNNISLVESASLPLVGLTTWQAFHKVIHLKEGQKILIHAGAGGVGTFAIQLAKEMGAYVATTASEKGYDLVKSLGADEIINYKEQEFEKVLKGYDAVFDTLGGVSLEKSFQVLKPGGKIVSVSAVPNKAFAEENNLGFFKKVIFSIVSSKLTKLEKQHNVHYHFLFMKPSGEQLSKIADLVEKEEIVPVIDKVYPFKHAQKAIEYVETGRAKGKVVIKVEPPLIAKD; encoded by the coding sequence ATGAGAGCAATGATAATCGAACGCTACGGAAAGGACGTAGCACTTCAAGAATTAGAAATGGTTAAACCTGAATTAGGAGAGCAGGATCTTTTAGTCCGGATACACGCTGCAAGTATTAATCCAATTGATTTTAAAATAAGAGACGGTAAAGTGAAAATGCTGTTATCCTACAAGATGCCCTTAGTTCTTGGTAATGATTTTTCAGGAACCGTAGAACAGGTTGGGAGTAAAGTGACTAAATTTCAACCAGGAGACAAAGTTTTTGGCAGACCAAGAAAGAGCCGAATCGGAACGTTCGCCGAATATATTTCAGTTCATGAAGAAGATGTGGCCATCGCACCAAATAACATATCTTTAGTGGAGAGTGCTTCACTTCCGTTAGTTGGACTAACAACGTGGCAAGCTTTTCATAAAGTTATTCATTTGAAAGAAGGACAAAAGATTTTAATCCATGCCGGTGCGGGTGGGGTAGGAACATTTGCTATCCAACTTGCGAAAGAAATGGGAGCTTATGTAGCAACTACAGCTAGTGAGAAAGGATATGATCTTGTAAAGTCTTTAGGAGCTGACGAGATCATCAATTACAAAGAACAAGAATTTGAGAAGGTTCTTAAAGGGTATGATGCTGTCTTTGATACGTTAGGTGGTGTCTCTTTAGAAAAGTCTTTTCAAGTGTTAAAGCCTGGTGGAAAGATTGTTTCGGTTTCAGCCGTTCCTAACAAAGCATTTGCAGAAGAAAACAACTTGGGCTTCTTCAAAAAAGTGATCTTTTCTATTGTGAGTAGCAAGTTAACAAAGCTTGAAAAACAACATAACGTTCACTATCATTTCCTATTCATGAAACCGAGTGGGGAACAGTTAAGCAAGATTGCTGATTTAGTTGAAAAAGAAGAGATCGTACCTGTAATCGATAAAGTCTATCCATTTAAACATGCACAAAAAGCGATCGAATATGTAGAAACGGGGAGAGCGAAAGGGAAAGTAGTCATTAAAGTGGAGCCTCCTCTAATTGCGAAAGATTGA
- a CDS encoding S66 family peptidase produces the protein MIKYPLLNEKASIGVTAPSSGVQSALHDMFKQACLQMEKRGYEVTCGETVWTQNKAKSASAKTRAAEFNEMVRDPKIDVIIPPWGGELLIEMLEHVDFTNLPNKWILGYSDTSTLLLPITLKTGIATAHGTNFVDLRGEYSDETTAMWEKVLSTREGGTVLQKSSEKYQKEWQHDAPTPYVFHLTDDTEWKTISGKNETVSGRLLGGCIDTIRHLIGTAYGDVAHFHQQKINGEPILWYLENCEMNTTDLRRSLVQMKLAGWFENCSGILFGRSSANEPVNDYTEEDVYREMAEELNIPVIYDVDCGHVPPQITFVNGAYAEVEVKDGKGTVLQYFR, from the coding sequence ATGATTAAATATCCATTATTAAATGAAAAAGCATCGATAGGAGTAACTGCTCCTTCATCAGGTGTTCAATCAGCTCTTCATGACATGTTTAAGCAAGCCTGTCTTCAAATGGAGAAGCGAGGCTATGAGGTAACTTGTGGAGAAACGGTTTGGACGCAGAATAAGGCGAAGTCTGCTTCAGCAAAAACGCGAGCTGCTGAATTCAATGAGATGGTAAGAGACCCGAAGATTGATGTAATCATCCCTCCTTGGGGTGGTGAGCTATTAATCGAAATGTTAGAACATGTTGATTTCACGAATTTGCCGAACAAGTGGATTTTAGGTTATTCAGACACAAGTACTCTCCTCCTTCCCATCACTTTGAAAACAGGAATCGCGACCGCACATGGGACAAATTTCGTCGATTTAAGAGGAGAGTATTCAGATGAAACAACAGCCATGTGGGAAAAAGTTCTCTCAACAAGAGAAGGTGGCACCGTTCTTCAGAAGTCTTCTGAGAAATATCAAAAAGAATGGCAACACGACGCACCAACACCATATGTGTTTCATCTCACTGACGATACAGAGTGGAAAACGATTTCTGGTAAAAACGAAACGGTTTCTGGGCGTCTGCTAGGCGGTTGTATTGATACGATTCGTCATCTGATCGGAACAGCTTATGGCGACGTCGCACATTTTCATCAACAGAAGATTAACGGTGAACCTATTTTATGGTATTTAGAAAACTGTGAAATGAACACTACGGATCTAAGAAGATCTCTCGTTCAAATGAAGTTAGCGGGCTGGTTTGAAAATTGTTCTGGTATTCTTTTTGGCCGAAGCTCTGCAAATGAACCAGTTAATGATTACACAGAGGAAGACGTATATAGAGAAATGGCTGAGGAATTGAATATTCCAGTCATCTACGATGTGGATTGTGGACATGTACCGCCTCAGATCACATTTGTTAACGGAGCATATGCCGAAGTTGAAGTAAAAGATGGGAAAGGAACGGTTTTACAGTATTTTCGTTAA
- a CDS encoding DUF4397 domain-containing protein, producing MKKFFGSALAAIMMFAMMATGVFAESNDAMVRIVHASPDAPAVDVYVDGKPVVEGAEFKAATDYMPLPAGEHKVEIYAAGTKDNAVISQNLTVEAGKAYTVAAANMLEMIELVVAEDSMQATEGKAKIRIGHLSPDAPTVDVGLIGGDALFSGASFKAFTDYKELDPNTYDLEIRTSDGTQVLDLSGTKLEANMVYSVYAINTADKLEVLVLQDSMVMPSEMPKTGMGGASDDSSANYSAGIIAVAGLGALAFVLYRKRTAQ from the coding sequence ATGAAAAAGTTTTTTGGGTCTGCACTTGCCGCGATTATGATGTTTGCTATGATGGCAACGGGGGTTTTTGCTGAGTCTAATGATGCGATGGTTCGTATTGTACATGCTTCACCTGATGCACCAGCAGTAGATGTTTATGTCGATGGAAAACCAGTAGTCGAAGGTGCGGAGTTTAAGGCAGCAACAGATTACATGCCATTGCCAGCTGGCGAACATAAAGTGGAAATCTATGCAGCGGGTACTAAAGATAATGCTGTAATCTCACAAAATTTGACCGTTGAAGCAGGTAAAGCTTATACAGTAGCTGCAGCAAACATGCTAGAAATGATTGAGTTAGTGGTCGCAGAAGATTCTATGCAGGCAACTGAAGGAAAAGCGAAAATTCGTATCGGTCATCTTTCTCCAGATGCACCGACTGTAGATGTAGGATTGATCGGTGGAGATGCTTTGTTTAGCGGAGCTTCATTTAAAGCATTCACAGATTATAAAGAACTAGATCCAAACACGTATGATTTAGAGATTCGTACTTCAGACGGTACACAAGTGCTTGATCTCTCTGGAACAAAGCTTGAAGCAAATATGGTATACAGCGTATATGCAATAAACACTGCTGACAAACTTGAAGTATTGGTTCTTCAAGACTCAATGGTAATGCCATCTGAAATGCCTAAAACAGGGATGGGTGGAGCATCTGATGATTCATCAGCAAACTATTCAGCTGGAATCATCGCAGTAGCTGGATTGGGTGCACTAGCGTTTGTCCTATACCGCAAACGTACAGCTCAATAA
- a CDS encoding class F sortase: MMKKQIFLFTTIFLLSSCSAGNNNESDDIQEYSQRENQVSPQEEPDTKSGQQTDSMVNMNNDDEKNDMPNKTESIGIVPTKLEIPTLKVSASVDGQGLNKDGQMEVPNNGKDVGWYELGAKPGANGNAVIAGHVDDYRGPAVFFYLKNLKAGDLIHVYGKENEKVSFQVEKVVAYKKDEAPLRVIFGPSQQPRLNLITCTGVYNRKNNEHEKRLVVYAKRIKQ; encoded by the coding sequence ATGATGAAAAAACAAATATTCTTATTTACAACCATTTTCCTGCTGAGCAGCTGCTCAGCAGGAAATAACAATGAAAGTGACGATATACAAGAATATAGTCAGAGGGAGAATCAAGTTTCACCTCAAGAAGAACCAGATACAAAATCAGGTCAACAAACTGATTCTATGGTGAACATGAATAACGATGATGAAAAAAACGATATGCCAAATAAGACCGAATCCATTGGTATTGTCCCAACAAAACTTGAGATTCCAACTTTAAAAGTGAGCGCTTCTGTAGATGGACAGGGGCTAAACAAAGACGGACAGATGGAAGTTCCAAATAACGGAAAAGATGTTGGTTGGTATGAGTTGGGTGCAAAGCCAGGAGCAAATGGGAATGCGGTTATCGCTGGTCACGTTGATGATTATAGGGGACCTGCTGTCTTTTTTTATTTAAAGAACTTGAAAGCAGGCGACCTCATTCACGTTTATGGAAAAGAAAATGAAAAAGTTTCTTTTCAAGTGGAAAAGGTCGTTGCCTATAAAAAAGACGAAGCACCATTGCGTGTGATATTTGGACCTAGTCAGCAGCCTAGGTTGAACCTTATAACATGTACAGGTGTATACAACAGGAAAAACAATGAGCATGAGAAACGGTTGGTCGTTTATGCGAAACGAATCAAACAATAA
- a CDS encoding TIGR00266 family protein: MNNHEIDYKIYGDDMQFVEVELDPKETVIAEAGALMMMEDGIEMETIFGDGSGSAGGSGLMGKLFNAGKRVLTGESLFMTTFTNEEHGKKHVSFASPYPGKIIPMDLSELGGKVICQKDAFLAAAKGVSVGIEFQRKIGAGFFGGEGFIMQKLEGDGMAFVHAGGTIHKKELAPGEVLRVDTGCLVAMTSGVDYNIEMVKGVKTALFGGEGLFFATLRGPGTVWIQSLPFSRLASRVFAAAPHRGGSSDEGSLAKGVFGMLNGD; this comes from the coding sequence ATGAACAACCACGAGATCGATTATAAAATTTACGGGGATGACATGCAGTTTGTCGAGGTAGAGTTAGATCCGAAAGAAACCGTGATTGCTGAAGCTGGTGCTTTAATGATGATGGAAGACGGTATCGAGATGGAGACAATATTCGGAGATGGTTCAGGTTCAGCAGGTGGAAGCGGGTTAATGGGCAAACTGTTCAATGCCGGCAAGCGGGTTCTAACTGGTGAAAGTCTATTCATGACAACGTTTACGAATGAAGAGCACGGTAAGAAACACGTGTCTTTTGCCTCTCCTTATCCTGGAAAAATCATTCCGATGGACTTAAGTGAACTCGGTGGTAAAGTGATCTGCCAAAAAGATGCTTTTCTAGCTGCTGCAAAAGGGGTTTCTGTTGGCATAGAATTTCAACGTAAAATTGGTGCCGGATTCTTCGGTGGTGAAGGCTTTATCATGCAGAAGCTTGAAGGAGATGGGATGGCATTCGTCCATGCCGGTGGAACGATTCACAAAAAAGAATTGGCACCTGGCGAAGTGTTGCGTGTAGATACAGGATGTTTAGTCGCGATGACGAGTGGTGTTGATTATAATATCGAGATGGTAAAAGGTGTGAAAACAGCACTTTTTGGTGGTGAGGGCTTGTTCTTTGCCACATTAAGAGGACCGGGAACGGTTTGGATCCAATCACTTCCGTTCAGCCGTTTAGCAAGTCGTGTGTTTGCTGCAGCTCCGCATAGAGGCGGATCGAGCGATGAAGGTAGCCTAGCTAAAGGCGTGTTCGGCATGTTGAATGGTGATTGA
- a CDS encoding transposase produces the protein MKLLILVGSLLVPVGMFWLQTVWPKSRLLFNVIAIIAALIFGDLAAIAIQQIIHDNTVFMTNIHGVLLNPFFLVAGSYLGVYLIYRLILWTSAER, from the coding sequence ATGAAACTATTGATACTTGTTGGGAGTCTGTTAGTCCCAGTCGGCATGTTTTGGCTGCAAACTGTTTGGCCAAAAAGCCGTCTATTATTTAATGTAATTGCCATTATTGCCGCGCTTATATTTGGTGATCTGGCAGCTATCGCCATTCAGCAAATCATTCACGATAACACCGTATTCATGACAAACATCCATGGAGTCTTATTAAATCCGTTCTTTTTAGTCGCAGGCTCTTATCTTGGTGTTTATCTTATTTATCGCTTGATCCTGTGGACTTCTGCAGAACGGTAA
- a CDS encoding oxidoreductase, with protein sequence MNRKTAIVTGTSSGFGMHCAIELAKSGFYVISTMRNIGRAESLLKLADENKISDQIHLHALDVTSTESICTFNDFIKEFPSIDVLVNNAGFALGGFSEELSIDEYRLQFETNVFGVMAITQTVLPFMRKNKRGRIINMSSISGKFGFPGLSPYTASKHALEGYSESLRLELRPFGIDVVLIEPGSYQTNIWSSIDNMTINSESPYHFYMESLLKNIERGKGTHGDPLDVAKLVTEIATSTKTPKLRYPIGKGVRVSLFLKSVLPWKWLEKGILNKLLK encoded by the coding sequence ATGAACAGGAAAACAGCTATAGTAACCGGCACGTCTAGCGGATTTGGTATGCATTGCGCTATCGAACTTGCGAAGTCCGGTTTCTACGTAATAAGTACGATGCGAAATATCGGTCGTGCAGAATCTCTATTAAAGTTGGCAGACGAAAACAAAATAAGTGACCAGATTCATCTTCATGCTCTGGACGTGACATCAACAGAATCTATTTGTACTTTTAATGACTTCATCAAAGAGTTTCCTAGCATTGATGTTTTAGTAAATAATGCGGGATTTGCACTTGGCGGTTTTTCGGAAGAACTTTCAATCGATGAATATCGTCTTCAGTTTGAAACAAATGTGTTTGGTGTTATGGCGATTACGCAAACCGTTCTTCCCTTCATGCGTAAAAACAAGCGAGGACGCATCATTAATATGAGCAGCATCTCTGGAAAATTTGGTTTTCCTGGTCTATCACCTTATACAGCATCAAAGCACGCATTAGAAGGATACAGTGAAAGTTTGCGTCTTGAACTGCGACCGTTCGGTATAGATGTTGTTCTTATTGAACCTGGATCTTATCAAACTAACATCTGGTCTTCCATCGACAACATGACCATCAACTCCGAATCTCCTTACCACTTTTATATGGAATCCCTATTAAAGAATATTGAAAGAGGTAAAGGAACTCATGGCGATCCGCTTGATGTGGCGAAACTGGTGACAGAGATTGCAACCTCCACAAAAACACCTAAACTGCGTTATCCCATTGGAAAAGGCGTAAGAGTGAGTTTGTTTCTAAAATCTGTTTTGCCGTGGAAGTGGCTTGAAAAAGGCATTTTGAATAAACTCCTAAAATAA
- a CDS encoding C40 family peptidase: MKKAAAGLAIAGIVAFNPIVGEAALGDQTLKPGTQHSDVQDLQQTLDKKGYFSYSKTTDYYGNYTTDAVKKFQAEKGITVDGIAGDETFKSLGIDATESNSSIVEVAKKYEGTPYQWGGESPDGFDCSGYLQYIFDEAENVELPRTVDDIYAKGTKVDSPAVGDIVFFNLEGDGPSHAGVYIGNDQFVHASSSKGVTTAELNGSYWSENYIGAKSYE; encoded by the coding sequence TTGAAAAAAGCAGCAGCAGGATTAGCAATAGCAGGTATCGTGGCGTTTAATCCGATTGTAGGTGAAGCCGCTCTTGGAGATCAAACGCTGAAACCTGGGACGCAGCATTCAGATGTACAAGACCTCCAACAAACATTAGACAAAAAAGGATATTTTTCATATAGCAAAACAACCGATTATTATGGTAATTATACAACAGATGCCGTAAAGAAATTCCAAGCTGAAAAAGGAATCACAGTGGATGGTATCGCTGGTGATGAAACATTTAAATCGCTAGGAATTGATGCTACAGAAAGTAATTCTTCAATCGTCGAAGTGGCTAAAAAATACGAAGGAACACCTTATCAGTGGGGTGGAGAATCACCGGACGGTTTTGATTGCAGTGGATACTTACAATATATCTTTGATGAAGCAGAGAATGTTGAGTTGCCTCGTACAGTCGATGACATTTATGCAAAAGGGACAAAAGTTGATTCACCAGCAGTGGGCGATATCGTATTCTTTAATCTAGAGGGAGACGGTCCGAGCCATGCTGGAGTGTATATCGGAAACGACCAATTTGTACATGCTTCATCTTCAAAAGGGGTAACAACAGCGGAGCTTAACGGCTCTTACTGGTCAGAAAACTATATTGGAGCAAAAAGTTACGAATAA
- a CDS encoding M14 family zinc carboxypeptidase, giving the protein MAFSALNAASSPAQAVGNGPGTGNGSIQTSILHTYEELVDTLKTLDAKQDAMKLEVIGQTVKGRDIYMAKYISNPSNPTILFLTQQHGNEQLTTEGALEFMKHLGTNKTKGLLNNVNVLVIPMLNADGAMGDVNFSLEDYLADGDRHLTRYNANEVDLNREHDKPTSEMEPEARVLHENVFAKYNIDYMIDLHHQGTLSETEGQLVSGSMLYPTNAKVKPEVVEKSKRLGAVVFNAIHHTGWGHIGKYDGGSGENIGRNGAAVRYDISTLLFEMRGMSDHYREDYALGQKSNGYLIKQTVITLDAAVRAISDGSINTTDASFWDTLPQQTNRSGEVEEDE; this is encoded by the coding sequence ATGGCTTTTAGTGCTCTAAATGCTGCTTCTTCACCTGCACAAGCTGTTGGAAATGGCCCAGGTACAGGAAATGGCTCAATACAAACTTCTATTCTACATACTTACGAAGAACTTGTTGATACGTTAAAAACACTTGATGCTAAACAAGATGCAATGAAGCTTGAAGTGATCGGTCAAACGGTAAAAGGGCGAGATATCTATATGGCCAAGTACATATCTAATCCAAGTAATCCCACCATCCTTTTCTTGACTCAACAACATGGTAACGAGCAACTTACAACAGAAGGTGCGTTGGAGTTTATGAAACATCTTGGTACGAATAAAACAAAAGGTTTGTTGAACAATGTAAATGTTTTAGTCATACCGATGCTTAACGCTGATGGTGCAATGGGCGATGTAAACTTTTCTCTGGAAGATTATTTAGCGGATGGTGACCGTCACCTGACTCGTTATAATGCCAATGAAGTCGACTTAAACCGCGAACATGATAAGCCAACTAGTGAAATGGAGCCTGAAGCACGTGTACTCCATGAAAATGTGTTCGCTAAATATAACATTGATTACATGATAGATTTACATCACCAAGGAACGCTAAGCGAAACAGAAGGTCAACTAGTTTCGGGATCTATGCTTTATCCTACTAATGCAAAAGTAAAGCCAGAAGTCGTTGAAAAATCTAAACGATTAGGTGCTGTTGTATTTAATGCTATTCATCATACTGGATGGGGGCATATCGGAAAGTACGATGGTGGTTCTGGTGAAAACATCGGACGTAATGGTGCTGCAGTTCGTTATGACATTTCTACTCTTCTATTTGAAATGCGCGGAATGTCTGACCACTATAGAGAAGATTATGCTCTTGGACAAAAAAGCAATGGCTATTTGATCAAACAGACCGTTATAACATTAGATGCTGCGGTTCGTGCCATTTCAGATGGTTCAATCAACACCACGGATGCTAGTTTCTGGGATACGCTTCCTCAACAAACAAATCGTTCTGGCGAGGTTGAAGAAGACGAGTAA
- a CDS encoding DMT family transporter: MLIGLLFAMMAGVLVGLQNIFNTRVNDHAGTWSTTALVLGLGFLASMTLGVVFEGKELFVLKNMETWFWFSGLIGVGVVVCLVQGTKLLGPTFAISIVLTSQLGSALMWDSLGLFGLEKIPFTSQQLLGVLVIIGGVIVFKFGGSRQEKQKVQSIQRHIKEQVTGR, from the coding sequence ATGCTTATCGGCTTACTCTTTGCAATGATGGCAGGCGTACTTGTGGGTCTGCAAAATATATTTAACACACGAGTCAATGACCATGCCGGAACATGGTCCACTACAGCTCTTGTTCTGGGATTAGGCTTTCTAGCGTCAATGACACTAGGTGTTGTTTTTGAAGGAAAAGAATTATTTGTCCTCAAGAATATGGAAACTTGGTTTTGGTTTAGTGGATTAATCGGGGTCGGTGTTGTTGTTTGTTTAGTTCAAGGCACAAAGCTACTTGGTCCAACATTCGCGATCTCTATCGTTCTAACGTCACAACTCGGCTCTGCCCTCATGTGGGATTCGCTCGGTTTGTTCGGTCTTGAGAAGATTCCGTTTACTTCTCAGCAGCTTTTAGGGGTCCTCGTCATTATCGGTGGGGTTATCGTGTTTAAGTTTGGCGGGAGCCGTCAAGAAAAACAAAAAGTTCAATCCATTCAGAGGCATATAAAAGAACAAGTTACGGGGAGATAA
- a CDS encoding Crp/Fnr family transcriptional regulator, which yields MREIQDSELLQHYLETFEIKPILNDELLPHLTLYSYNHGELICTQGDPYNHLYLLVKGKLKIFNTSPEGRTLILSFKTPLDVVGDIEYVQGTDFINTVEAVSEVHMIAIHHRWLKKFASDHTPLLKFLLNVITKKFYVKSSSLSFNLLYPVEVRFASYLLSVCFDEGDALYSGKLSTSHLIDAANLIGTSYRHLNRVIQQLSKEGLVERHKGFIEVKNREGLSELANHRNIYEK from the coding sequence ATGAGAGAAATTCAAGATTCTGAGCTGCTACAGCACTATTTAGAAACCTTTGAAATCAAACCTATACTAAACGATGAACTTCTACCACATCTAACTTTATATAGCTATAATCATGGTGAATTGATCTGTACTCAAGGTGATCCTTATAACCATCTATACTTGTTAGTAAAAGGAAAACTCAAGATCTTCAACACTTCACCTGAAGGCAGAACACTCATTCTTTCATTTAAAACACCTTTGGATGTTGTCGGAGATATTGAATATGTGCAAGGAACGGACTTTATCAATACCGTTGAGGCGGTTTCTGAAGTACATATGATCGCGATTCATCACCGCTGGTTAAAAAAGTTTGCAAGCGATCATACCCCGCTCTTAAAGTTTCTGTTGAACGTGATTACTAAGAAGTTTTACGTAAAATCAAGTTCCTTAAGCTTTAACCTTCTGTATCCGGTTGAAGTGCGTTTTGCGAGCTATCTTCTATCGGTTTGTTTCGATGAAGGAGATGCGTTGTATAGTGGCAAACTGAGTACGAGTCATCTTATAGATGCCGCAAACTTAATCGGAACAAGCTATCGACACCTAAACCGTGTCATCCAACAACTCTCAAAAGAAGGGCTTGTGGAACGACATAAAGGTTTTATAGAAGTGAAGAATCGAGAAGGCTTAAGTGAACTAGCCAATCATCGAAATATTTACGAAAAATAA